The genomic window TTCCTCCATCACGCCGTGCTTGAGCACGGACGCCAGCGTGGGAGGATGCTTGAGTTGTGGGCGCAATTCTTTGTGGCAACACGGCGCGGTGAGGATCAACCGCGCGCCCCGATCAATCCCGCGCAAGATCGCGTGGTCGGTAGCCGTGTTGCAGGCATGCAAAGCGATCAACGCATCGACTCGCGGCAGCGCCACGGAATCGATGGTCCCTTGCCTGAACTCCAGGCCGGCCGCTCGAATCTCCCGCGCGACTTTCAGGGTGGAGGTCGCAAGGTCCTTACGTTCCTCGACGCCGATCACGCACACCGGAATTCTCCAGACGCGCTGGAACAAATGCCAGATTCCGAAGGTGAGGCAGCCTTTGCCAGATCCCATATCGGCAATCGTGAGCGGCGCGGCTGTACTGGGAGAGCGTTGGAGCGGGGAGCGTCCGAGCGTGGGGAGCGGGGCCGCGTTTTCATCTTGCCCGCACCTTGATGCTTCCACGCTCGGACGCTCGGACGCTTCGACGCTCGCACGCTCTGAAGAGCCAGGCGAGCGCCATCCGCAATCGATCGCCAGATGCGAGAAAATCTCGATGTAGCGGTTGATTTGCCGGTATTTGTCTGCCATGCGCTCGCGAACCTTGCCGGTGGCGTCCGTCACTCCGAGCGCCCGCAACCAATCCTGCGCCGTCGCCTCGAGGATTTCCTGGCGCGCGCGATCGTGCTCGCGGGAAGGCGCCTGAGTGACGGAAGGCTGGTGGGCCACGATTCGGCACTCGCCGGACTTCGGCCATGCAAGCTGCCAGTCGCGTCGGGTTGTGCAGAGCAAAGCGCTGCGAAAATCCCGGCCGATCTGTTCCTTCAACCAGTCAATCCCGGCAGCCAGCGACATGTTCTTTGTGATGTCTTTGGTGGGGAAACGAAACGTGAAGGACAGGTGCGGCGCGTCGCGCAAGTCCACACAGCGCGCGAAAATTTTTTCCGGATTGTGTTCCGGGTGCGCAGGTCGCGACAGGATCAACCGAACGAACGTCCGGTCTTGAAGGCTTGCGGAGAGATGCTCCAGCAGTTGCTGTTCCGGCCCGCGTTTTGTCATTTGGATGAAGGGATTGGGACTCCGCAGAGTAGGGCAGGCTTCCAGCTTGCTTCTCTTTCCAAGGTTTGCCCAGCCCGCGCATGAGGCAGGCTGGAAGCCTGCCCTACTCTCGGCTTCATTTGTTGAACCGGAAGTTCGTCAGATCGTAGTCCTGCATCACGTATTGCTTGGTTTCCAGGCGCTGCTTGCCGGCCCGCTTGGCTTGCGTTTCGCCGCCGGCTTGGATGAAATCATCGAAGCTGATGATTTCCGCGCGGATAAATCCCTTCTGAATATCGGTGTGGATGGCGCCCGCCGCCTCCCACGCGGTCGTGCCTTTGCGGATGAGCCAGGCGCGGTTTTCCTTTCCGCCGACGGTCAGAAACGAGATGTAACCGCTCTCCTGCACGACGCGCAGCAGCAACTTCTCAGGCTCGGAGACGTCTGTGTCTTCCGCAATCACCACCGGTTTGTTGGTGTAGAAATTGTGCGCCACGACCGCGGCAAGTTCTTCCTTCGACAATCCCGCGGCAAACACGCCTTCCTCATTCTCCAGCCGGCTCCTGATTTTCTCCAGGACGACTTTTTCAGAGTCTTGCGGAGCGCGGCTCAGGCGCGTCTCGATGAACTCCAAGTCTTTCAAGAGCAAATCCGCGCGGGTGTCACGCGTGACCAGAATGGCGTCCGCAGTCAAAGCTTCCTCTTCGCCGACCACGTCCACCTGCGCGCAGGTTTTCTTGTCGGCCTCGACCAGCTTGTCCGCCTGGTCGAGCCGGGGGTCTTTCAAATTGTGTTTTCCCGTTTTGATGCCGCCGATTCCAAAAAGACTAATCTTCATCGGCGCTGATTAAGGTCGAGAATCCAATTGAAGGGAAGCGCATTTCGTGGAATGCCGTTTCGATTCCGTCTCCTGTTGGCTTCGCCAAAACGGAAGCGTGACCCTGGGGACGCTGCGACGCTAACTCGCCGCGCAATCGGGCAGAGAGGCCGGCTGTTCGTCCAAACGTTCGCGGGAGCGACGGTGCAATTCCTGAATGGACTCCACGACTTTCGTCGTTTTCATGTCATGCACTTCAAGGCCTTGTCCGATCTTCCTGAGCAAGGTGATCGTGAGTTCGCCGCCGAGGTGCTCGCGGAATTCCTCCAGGCCTTCGAGCACAATGAGCGCGCCGGACGAATCGACGTGCAGCAGCTCGTTGGCGAACAGTTCAAAGCCCAATTTCTCCAGCAGGCCCAAGATGCGTCCAGCGATCTGAGGATCGATGAAACCCATCAGTTTCGAATAGATCACATCCACCGCGATGCCGATGGCGACGGCCTCGCCGTGGCGGATTTCGTATCCCGAGACTTGCTCCAGCTTGTGCGCGACCCAATGGCCGAAATCCAACGGCCGAGCCGAGCCGAACTCGAACGGATCGCCCGACGCCGCGATATGATTCACGTGCAGTTCAGCGCAGCGGTAAATCAACCGTTGCATTGACGCCGGCTCGAACTCGCGGAGCGCGTCGGCATCCCGTTCGATGGCTTCGAAAAACGCCGCGTCGCGGATCAGCGCGACCTTGACGGCTTCGACGTAGCCCGCCCGCTTGTCGCGCGGCGACAACGACGCCAGCAATTGAAAGTCGTTGATCACGGCGAAGGGCGGCGCAAAGGCGCCGATGAAATTCTTCTTTCCAAAGGCGTTGATGCCGTTCTTCACGCCCACGCCCGAATCGTCCTGGCTCAGCGTGGTGGTGGGAATGCGCACATGACGCAACCCGCGGTGAGCCGTCGCCGCCGCGAGGCCCACCATATCCAGAATGGCCCCGCCGCCCACTGCGACGACGTAGGAATGGCGGTCGATGTGGTAGCGGTCCACGTGCGATTGGATTTCCGAGACGTGGAAAAAGGAGTTCTTCGTGCGCTCGCCGCCTTCGATAATGAGAGGGGAGCAAACGAGCCTGAGACACTCCGGGAAAGCGGCAAAATAGGTTTCGATTTGTTTCGCAAGCCCGCGTTGAGCTTGAGCGAGCGTTTCATCCACGACCACCAGCGCCTTGTGGCATTCTCTTTTCTCGGCGTTGACGAGGATGTCTTTCAGGAGCGGGTTCGCCGGGTCGAACACGTGGTGCGTGAAATGCACCTGATGGCGGAAGCTTACGCGAAAGGTTCGTTCTATGGCCGGCACGGAATCAATGTGAAGTCTCGGACGGCAGTTTTCTAGTTTTTAATTGGGCTGGGAAAGGCTTGCCCCGCTCGCTGTAACTCACCAAGCTTTCGACGCGCTCGCGAAGGCGACGCCGGCGAGCGCCTGACTCCGAGGACGAAAGGACTCTTATGCGCTTACTGTTTTCGATCATCCCAAGACCAGCCTTTACATTGTTGTGCCTGTGTTCGGCGCTGTTTTTCGCGCTCACGGCGGATGCGCGATATCAAGGGTTGATTTCGAGATTGGACCGGCCCATCAGCGAGCGCCTGCACGCCGCCGGCACGGCGAACAGTTTGTTTCTTCAGGCCGGCACCGAACTGGGAGGCGGAGCCATTTCCGGAATGACGTGGGCCGTGGCGCTGGTTCTGGTCCTGTTGCGGCGCTGGCACTATCTGCCCTTCCTCGGGGTGGCCGTGTCGTTGGGCCGCGCGATCAATGGCAAAATGCAGGCCTTCTTCGCACGCCCGCGGCCCAGCTTTCCTGACATGGAGGTTTTGACGCGCCCCGGTTTTCCGAGCGGTCACACGGCCGCGGCGGCTCTGCTTTTTGGCTTCTTGATTATCCTTGCGCTGCGCGAACTGCGGAGCAAGGAGGCGAAGATCATTGCCGTCGGCGTGGCTTCGGCCGCGATCCTGTTCGTGGGGTGGACGCGCATCGCGCTGCTCGTCCATCATACCACCGATGTGATTGGATCCCTTCTCTGGTGCACCGCCTGGCTGGTGGGTTGTCATTACGGCAACATCGCCGCGTATCGATGGTCGGCGGACAACGTGGAAGCCTGGGGGCGGGCGGCAATGCAGAAAGATCCTCGCGTCCCATGAACCCGGTAGGGCGAGTCCGTCCCGGCGAGCCGCTCGACGTGTGGAACACGCCCGGATCGGCTCGCTGGGACAGGCTCGCCCTGCCATCAGGTTCATGGAAAGCCGCGTACTGGACAGGCCGGCTTCCCAGAGTATCATCCCCGGCATGGCGCCAACCGTTGCGCCAAAGAGTCGTGAGCGCACACCATTCACTTGATGAGATCAGCCGGCTGCCGGCGGAGGGGGACAATGTCGCGATCAGCAATCGAAGGCTGGAAGCGGGGACTGAAATCGCGTTTCGCGGGCGGTCATTACGTTTGCCGCACACGATTCTCGAAGGACACCGTTTTGCCGTGGTCCCGATTTCCGGCGGTGCATCGTTGTTGTCATGGGGTTTGCCATTCGGCACCGCGCTCCGGGATATCGCGCCGGGGGACTACATTTGCAATGCGCGTATTCTCGACGCGTTGCGCCAGCGGCATGTTGATTTCGCGCTGCCCGACCAGCCGAACTTGCTGGATCGCCTGGTCCGCTACGAATTCGACGAAACGCGTTTCAAGCCGGGCCGCCCAACGGCCCGCGCCGCCGAAAAGCGATTCTTCCAGGGGTTCGCGCGCGGCGCGCAACGCGGCGTCGGAACTCGCAATTACATCGTGATCCTCGGCACGAGTTCGTGGACGTCGGGCTTCGCGCGTTCGCTCGCCGAACGATTCAAAAACATTCCGGCGCAGTTTCCGAACATCGACGGCGTCGTCGCCATCGCCCACACTGAAGGCGGCGGCAGCGCTCGACCGAACAACTTCGACTTGTTGCTCCGAACCCTCGCAGGATTCCTTATCCATCCCAACGTCGGCGCCGCGCTGGCGGTCGATCTGGGCGCCGAGCCGGTCACGAATGGTCTGCTTCGGGATTACCTGATCGCGCACCATTACCCTATCGCCGATTTGCCGCACCGGTTCCTGAGCGTGAACGGGAATTATCAGTCCGCATTGAAGGAGGGCGAAGCGATTGTGCGGTCTTGGCTGGAGACGGTGAACCAGTGCCGCCGTTCTCCGCAAGCGGTCGAGCATTTGAAAATCGGCCTGCAGTGCGGCGGCTCCGACGCGTTCTCAGGTGTTTCGGGGAATCCGCTGGTGGGCTGGGTCTCGAAAGAATTGGTTCGCTATGGCGGCGCGGCGAATCTCGCGGAGACCGACGAACTGATCGGCGCGGAGGAATACATTCTCCAGAACGTCCGCGATCTCGCGACGGCGCGCCAATTCCTGGAGAAACTCGAACGCTTTCAGGAACGCGTCTCCTGGCACGGACACACTGCCGAAGGCAATCCGAGCGGCGGCAACAATTATCGCGGACTTTACAACATCGCAGTCAAATCCATCGGCGCCGCGCGCAAGAAAGATCCGGAAACCTGCCTGGACCACGTCATCGACTACAGCCAGCGCATGCGGGATCCGGGATACTATTTCATGGACAGTCCGGGCAACGACCTGGAAAGCGTCGCCGGCCAGGTGGGCGCCGGTTGCAACCTGATTCTCTTCACGACCGGCAACGGCTCGATCACTAACTTTCCGTTTGTCCCGACGATCAAGATCATGACGAGCACCGCGCGCTACCGAATGTTAACCAGAGAAATGGATGTGAACGCCGGGCGTTACATGGACGGAACACCGCTGGAGGAGTTGGGCCGCGAGACCTTCGATCTGATGCTGCGGATTGCGTCCGGCGAAAAAAGCGCCGGCGAAAGCGCCGGGCAATCTCAAGTCCAGATCTGGCGGGAATGGCGGCAAACGGATTCCACGCGGCTCGCGCAACTCCGCAACGCGCCCGCTCCGACCGGCGAGCCGTTGGCTTTAAGAGATGCACGTTCGCCCTCCAACGCAGGGCAGGCTTCCAGCCTGCCCATTTCGCCATCGGCTCTAGAGACAGGCAAGATGCCGGACCATCTCGCAACTCAGTATCGATTCAAAGCGTACCAGACACGGCGCGGGTGGGCTTCCGACCGCGTCGGGTTGATCGTGCCCACCAGCCTTTGCGCCGGACAGATTGGCCGGATGATTGCGGACAAGTTGAATCGCGAGGCTGCGGACACGGGCCTGCGCTACGTCGCCCTGGCCCATACCGAAGGCTGCGGCGTGTCCGGGGGTGATTGCGAGCACCTCTACTTGAGGACCATGGCGGGATACCTGGCTCACCCACTCGTCAAAAACGGGTTGGTGCTGGAGCATGGCTGCGAGAAAACCCACAACGACGCGATGCAGAATTTTCTCGAACAGCAAGGCATCGACCCGGATCTATTCGGCTGGGCCAGCATTCAGATGGACGGCGGGATTGAGTCCGTGACGGCCAAAGTGGTGGCCTGGTTTGGAAAAGCCCAGGCCGAGCATCCGCCCGAGGCCGAGAAGGAAGTCGGACTTGAAGCGTTGCGGTTGGGGCTCGTGTCGAACGGGCCGGTTCCGGGACCGTTCGCAGAGGCTTGCGCCATGCTTGCGAGAACCGTGGTCCGCGCGGGTGGGACGGTTGTCGTCGCTGAGAATTCCTCCCTCACGTCGAGCGAGGTGTTCACAAAAGAGTTGTTCGACTCGGCGCCCGTGCGACCGACACTGGCCTACGGCCAGGCCTGCGTGAAGCCGGGCTTTCACGTGATGGAAACGCCCACGGATCACCAGGTTGAAACGCTGACGGGTCTGGGCGCAACGGGAGTACAGGTGATTCTGGCGCACCTCTCGGATCGATTTCTGCAAAGCCATCCGATGGTCCCGCTGGTTCAAGTGGGCTCGCGAAACGAAGGCCGCACCGCGGAACAGACGGAAGCACTGGACTTGCTTTTGGACGCAAATCGCCTCTCGCGGGAAACGATGATGGAACAGATGCTGAAGCGCGTGTTGCAGGCCGCTTCCCGGGAGTATCTGCCTAAAGCGTTCGCCAGCGGCAACGTCGATTTTCAGATGACTCGCGGATGGCTGGGCGTGTCGTTGTAGACCGGTGGCGGGAGCCCGGCAGTTCTTCCGGTTGATTCAGGAATTCGCGCGCCGACACTTGAGGATTAGGAAATCCAAATCGCAACATCGCGTTCGCTGATCGAGATGGCGGTGGAAATTCTCAATCGAAGCTTGATTCGATTTTTTGAACTCCGCTAGGATTTGGCGCATGCAATCCCGGCGCCGGACTCTTGCTCAAGGCACTGCGCCCTTTCATCGACCGCGCCGCGGAGGTTTTTCTCGGCACTCCATTTCGTGGGGAGATGTGTCGAGCGCACCGGCAATCCTCGTAGCGCAGAGTTGCACTCTGCCGTATCGCAGTTTTGCAAACTGCGGTGCATCGAAAGGAACGGGGCGCGCCGGTGAGTCCGCAGCCCTGCCGACTGCAAGTCGGAGATACGCCAGAGTGCAACTCTGCGCTACGGTCAGCACAGCCTCACAGCGCTCCTTCGATTCCCGTTGCAGCGCCGCAAGGCTGCGGCATCGAACTTGTCTATGTCCTGCGCGAAGACCTCTCTGAAGCAGCCCGCCTTTGGCCAGACCCTGCGTCCGGATGCATGGTGGGTTCAACCCGCGCTGGTCTTTCTCGGGCTCTCGGCGTTCATCGTTTACTCCACGTGGGCGGCCTTCCAGGGGCAGTACTACTATTCAGGACCGTATCTTTCGCCGTTTTATTCCCCGGAACTGTTTGGCGAATCGGCTCACAGTTGGTTCGGCCCCAAGCCCGGCTGGTGGCCGCAATGGCTGCCGTGGTCTCCCGCGCTGCTGATTCTCTGGGCGCCGGGCGGATTCCGGCTCACCTGTTATTACTACCGCGGGGCGTACTACAAATCGTTCTGGGGCGACCCGCCAGCATGCACGGTGGGCGAGCCCCGCAACGTATATCGCGGAGAACACTCTTTCCCGCTCATCCTCCAGAACGCGCACCGCTATTTCCTTTACGTCGCTCTAGGCTTTCTCCTGATTCTTTCTCACGACGTCTGGAAAGCGATGTGGTTCGCGAACCCGGCAACGGGCCAGCCGTCTTTCGGCATCGGTGTGGGAACGGTGGTGCTGGCGTTGAACGTGGTTTTCCTCGGCAACTACACGCTCGGCTGCCATTCCTTGCGCCATCTGGTCGGAGGATTTGGCGACCAACTTTCTCGCGCGCCCATGTGCCAGAAAACTTACTCGTGCGTGAGCTGCCTGAACCGCCGCCACATGCTGTGGGCCTGGATGAGCCTGTTCTGGGTTGGATTCTCCGATCTCTACGTGCGGCTGTGCGCGATGGGAGTGTGGAGGGACATAAGAATCCTTTGAGAAGGTCCGGTCCTGAACGCACACACTCAGACCAATGCCGAATGACGAAATCCGAATGACGAAAAAAGCTCCAATGACCAATCCCGAAGGCATGGCTCAAGATTCGCGGCGTTTTGTCATTCGGCCTTCGTCATAGCCGATTTAACGATGTAACTCATTTAACGATTCACGAACCCGTGCCTGATTACGAGACTCACGAACACGACGTGCTGATCATTGGCGCGGGCGGCGCCGGGCTGCGCGCGGCGATTGAAGCGTCCGCGGCAGGTGTCTCTGTGGGTGTCGTCTGCAAATCCCTTCTGGGAAAGGCGCACACGGTCATGGCCGAAGGCGGGATTGCCGCGGCCCTGGCCAACGTGGATGACCGCGACAACTGGAAGGTCCACTTCGCCGACACCATGCGCGGCGGCCAATACGTCAACAATTGGCGCATGGCCGAATTGCACGCCAGGGAAGCGCCCGACCGCGTCCGCGAACTCGAAGCCTGGGGCGCGGTCTTCGATCGCACGAAGGACGGCCGCATCCTGCAAAGAAATTTCGGCGGGCACAAATACCCGCGACTTGCGCACGTCGGGGACCGCACGGGCCTGGAGATGATTCGCACGCTCCAGGATCACGGCCTCCACCAGGGCATGCAGGTCCACATGGAGACCACGATTCTCACGCTTCTGAAAGAGGGGGACCGCGTGGTGGGAGCGTTTGGATACGAACGCGAGCGCGGGCGATTCAAAGTTTTCCGCGCGAAGGCAGTAGTGCTCGCCACCGGCGGCCTGGGCCGCGCCTACAAAATCACCAGTAACAGTTGGGAAGGCACGGGCGACGGCCATGCCCTCGCGTATCACGCCGGCGCGGAACTGATCGACATGGAATTCCTTCAATTCCATCCCACAGGCATGGTCTGGCCGCCCAGTGTGTGCGGGATCCTGGTGACCGAAGGCGTGCGCGGCGAAGGCGGCATCCTGCTCAACAAGGACGGGCGCCGCTTCATGTTCGATGACATTCCCGATCTCTACAAAGCCCAGACCGCCGACAACGAAGAGGAAGGCTGGCGCTATTGCCAGGGCGACAAGAACGCGCGCCGGCCGGCTGAATTGCTGACGCGCGATCACGTGGCGCGGTGCATCGTTCGCGAGATCAAAGCCGGACGCGGCAGCCCGCACGGCGGCGTGTTTCTGGACATTTCCTGGATCAAGAAAAGGATTTCCAACGCGGAAGAGCACATCAAACGCAAGCTGCCCAGCATGTATCACCAGTTCAAGCAGCTCGCCGATATCGACATCACCAAAGAACCGATGGAGGTGGGGCCGACGACGCATTACGCAATGGGAGGAATTCGCGTGGATTCCGACACCCAGATGTCGCGCTTGCCCGGATTGTTCGCCGCCGGGGAGTGCGCGGCGGGAATCAACGGCGCGAATCGGCTGGGCGGGAATTCCCTCTCAGACTTGCTGGTTTTTGGGAAGCGCGCCGGGGAATTCGCCGCCCAATTCGCCAAGTCGAACAAAGCGGGAACGATCAACGCCGCACAGATTGAAGAGACCGCGCGGCACGCTCTTGCCCCGTTCGATCGCCGTCCCCAGAGCGGCGCGGAGGCCGAAGGCCCTTTCCAGATTCAATATGACCTTCAGGAGATGATGCAGGATTTGGTCGGCATCGTGCGGAGAGAAGACGAGATGGTTCGGGCCATGGGTGGCTTGCAAAAGCTCTGGGCCCGCGCGCGAAACGTCGGCGTGCATGGCAATCGCGAGTATAATCCCGGCTGGCACACGGCGCTTGACTTGACGAATTTGCTCACCGTCTCCGAAGCCATTACCCGCGCCGCGCTCGAACGCAAAGAAAGCCGGGGCGCACATTTCCGCGAGGATTATCCGAACAAAGATGCCGCCTCCGGCAAAGTGAACGTCCTGGTCTGGAAGGGACCGGATGGCGCCATGCAAGTGCGGCGGGAGCCGATTCCGGATATGCCGGCCGAACTCAAACAGATTATCGAAGAGATGAAATGAAAACGGCCACCTTCCAAATCTGGCGCGGCGAAGCGGGCGGCGGCGAGTTCCGCGATTACACCACGGAAGTCTCGGAAGGCATGGTGGTGCTCGACGCGGTCCATCGCATCCAGGCCACGCAAGCGAACGACCTGGCTTGCCGCTGGAATTGCAAGGCCGGCAAGTGCGGCTCGTGCTCAGCCGAAATCAACGGCTTGCCCCGCTTGATGTGCATGACTCGGCTCAGCGACATTCCCCTGGACAAGCCCGTGACGATTGAGCCGATGAAAACATTTCCGCACTTCAAGGATCTGGTGACGGACGTTTCCTGGAATTTCGGAGTGAAGAAGCGAATCCGAAAGCTCCAGCCCAGAACGCCCGACTCGCCGGACGGCACCTGGCGCATGGCGCAGGAGGACATCGATCGCGTGCAGGAATTCCGCAAGTGCATTGAGTGTTATCTGTGCCAGGACGTTTGCCACGTGTTGCGCGAGCACCGGAAGCACGACGAATTCATCGGGCCGCGTTTCCTGGTTCACCTGGCCGGATTGGAGATGCATCCGCTCGATACTGCGAACCGGCTCCAAGCCGCC from Verrucomicrobiota bacterium includes these protein-coding regions:
- a CDS encoding SAM-dependent methyltransferase is translated as MTKRGPEQQLLEHLSASLQDRTFVRLILSRPAHPEHNPEKIFARCVDLRDAPHLSFTFRFPTKDITKNMSLAAGIDWLKEQIGRDFRSALLCTTRRDWQLAWPKSGECRIVAHQPSVTQAPSREHDRARQEILEATAQDWLRALGVTDATGKVRERMADKYRQINRYIEIFSHLAIDCGWRSPGSSERASVEASERPSVEASRCGQDENAAPLPTLGRSPLQRSPSTAAPLTIADMGSGKGCLTFGIWHLFQRVWRIPVCVIGVEERKDLATSTLKVAREIRAAGLEFRQGTIDSVALPRVDALIALHACNTATDHAILRGIDRGARLILTAPCCHKELRPQLKHPPTLASVLKHGVMEERMAEWVTDGLRALFLEWAGYRTKIFEFVSTEHTAKNLMISAVRATEPFSSGKVRERIVELKSFFGIQQHALDALLERSHDS
- a CDS encoding DUF933 domain-containing protein, with protein sequence MKISLFGIGGIKTGKHNLKDPRLDQADKLVEADKKTCAQVDVVGEEEALTADAILVTRDTRADLLLKDLEFIETRLSRAPQDSEKVVLEKIRSRLENEEGVFAAGLSKEELAAVVAHNFYTNKPVVIAEDTDVSEPEKLLLRVVQESGYISFLTVGGKENRAWLIRKGTTAWEAAGAIHTDIQKGFIRAEIISFDDFIQAGGETQAKRAGKQRLETKQYVMQDYDLTNFRFNK
- a CDS encoding 3-dehydroquinate synthase, encoding MPAIERTFRVSFRHQVHFTHHVFDPANPLLKDILVNAEKRECHKALVVVDETLAQAQRGLAKQIETYFAAFPECLRLVCSPLIIEGGERTKNSFFHVSEIQSHVDRYHIDRHSYVVAVGGGAILDMVGLAAATAHRGLRHVRIPTTTLSQDDSGVGVKNGINAFGKKNFIGAFAPPFAVINDFQLLASLSPRDKRAGYVEAVKVALIRDAAFFEAIERDADALREFEPASMQRLIYRCAELHVNHIAASGDPFEFGSARPLDFGHWVAHKLEQVSGYEIRHGEAVAIGIAVDVIYSKLMGFIDPQIAGRILGLLEKLGFELFANELLHVDSSGALIVLEGLEEFREHLGGELTITLLRKIGQGLEVHDMKTTKVVESIQELHRRSRERLDEQPASLPDCAAS
- a CDS encoding phosphatase PAP2 family protein produces the protein MRLLFSIIPRPAFTLLCLCSALFFALTADARYQGLISRLDRPISERLHAAGTANSLFLQAGTELGGGAISGMTWAVALVLVLLRRWHYLPFLGVAVSLGRAINGKMQAFFARPRPSFPDMEVLTRPGFPSGHTAAAALLFGFLIILALRELRSKEAKIIAVGVASAAILFVGWTRIALLVHHTTDVIGSLLWCTAWLVGCHYGNIAAYRWSADNVEAWGRAAMQKDPRVP
- a CDS encoding altronate dehydratase, translating into MNPVGRVRPGEPLDVWNTPGSARWDRLALPSGSWKAAYWTGRLPRVSSPAWRQPLRQRVVSAHHSLDEISRLPAEGDNVAISNRRLEAGTEIAFRGRSLRLPHTILEGHRFAVVPISGGASLLSWGLPFGTALRDIAPGDYICNARILDALRQRHVDFALPDQPNLLDRLVRYEFDETRFKPGRPTARAAEKRFFQGFARGAQRGVGTRNYIVILGTSSWTSGFARSLAERFKNIPAQFPNIDGVVAIAHTEGGGSARPNNFDLLLRTLAGFLIHPNVGAALAVDLGAEPVTNGLLRDYLIAHHYPIADLPHRFLSVNGNYQSALKEGEAIVRSWLETVNQCRRSPQAVEHLKIGLQCGGSDAFSGVSGNPLVGWVSKELVRYGGAANLAETDELIGAEEYILQNVRDLATARQFLEKLERFQERVSWHGHTAEGNPSGGNNYRGLYNIAVKSIGAARKKDPETCLDHVIDYSQRMRDPGYYFMDSPGNDLESVAGQVGAGCNLILFTTGNGSITNFPFVPTIKIMTSTARYRMLTREMDVNAGRYMDGTPLEELGRETFDLMLRIASGEKSAGESAGQSQVQIWREWRQTDSTRLAQLRNAPAPTGEPLALRDARSPSNAGQASSLPISPSALETGKMPDHLATQYRFKAYQTRRGWASDRVGLIVPTSLCAGQIGRMIADKLNREAADTGLRYVALAHTEGCGVSGGDCEHLYLRTMAGYLAHPLVKNGLVLEHGCEKTHNDAMQNFLEQQGIDPDLFGWASIQMDGGIESVTAKVVAWFGKAQAEHPPEAEKEVGLEALRLGLVSNGPVPGPFAEACAMLARTVVRAGGTVVVAENSSLTSSEVFTKELFDSAPVRPTLAYGQACVKPGFHVMETPTDHQVETLTGLGATGVQVILAHLSDRFLQSHPMVPLVQVGSRNEGRTAEQTEALDLLLDANRLSRETMMEQMLKRVLQAASREYLPKAFASGNVDFQMTRGWLGVSL
- a CDS encoding succinate dehydrogenase translates to MSCAKTSLKQPAFGQTLRPDAWWVQPALVFLGLSAFIVYSTWAAFQGQYYYSGPYLSPFYSPELFGESAHSWFGPKPGWWPQWLPWSPALLILWAPGGFRLTCYYYRGAYYKSFWGDPPACTVGEPRNVYRGEHSFPLILQNAHRYFLYVALGFLLILSHDVWKAMWFANPATGQPSFGIGVGTVVLALNVVFLGNYTLGCHSLRHLVGGFGDQLSRAPMCQKTYSCVSCLNRRHMLWAWMSLFWVGFSDLYVRLCAMGVWRDIRIL
- a CDS encoding fumarate reductase/succinate dehydrogenase flavoprotein subunit, with the protein product MPDYETHEHDVLIIGAGGAGLRAAIEASAAGVSVGVVCKSLLGKAHTVMAEGGIAAALANVDDRDNWKVHFADTMRGGQYVNNWRMAELHAREAPDRVRELEAWGAVFDRTKDGRILQRNFGGHKYPRLAHVGDRTGLEMIRTLQDHGLHQGMQVHMETTILTLLKEGDRVVGAFGYERERGRFKVFRAKAVVLATGGLGRAYKITSNSWEGTGDGHALAYHAGAELIDMEFLQFHPTGMVWPPSVCGILVTEGVRGEGGILLNKDGRRFMFDDIPDLYKAQTADNEEEGWRYCQGDKNARRPAELLTRDHVARCIVREIKAGRGSPHGGVFLDISWIKKRISNAEEHIKRKLPSMYHQFKQLADIDITKEPMEVGPTTHYAMGGIRVDSDTQMSRLPGLFAAGECAAGINGANRLGGNSLSDLLVFGKRAGEFAAQFAKSNKAGTINAAQIEETARHALAPFDRRPQSGAEAEGPFQIQYDLQEMMQDLVGIVRREDEMVRAMGGLQKLWARARNVGVHGNREYNPGWHTALDLTNLLTVSEAITRAALERKESRGAHFREDYPNKDAASGKVNVLVWKGPDGAMQVRREPIPDMPAELKQIIEEMK
- a CDS encoding succinate dehydrogenase/fumarate reductase iron-sulfur subunit produces the protein MKTATFQIWRGEAGGGEFRDYTTEVSEGMVVLDAVHRIQATQANDLACRWNCKAGKCGSCSAEINGLPRLMCMTRLSDIPLDKPVTIEPMKTFPHFKDLVTDVSWNFGVKKRIRKLQPRTPDSPDGTWRMAQEDIDRVQEFRKCIECYLCQDVCHVLREHRKHDEFIGPRFLVHLAGLEMHPLDTANRLQAAKNDYGLGYCNITKCCTNVCPEEIKITDNAIIPMKERVVDEYYDPLGKLWRMLRPKV